In one Rutidosis leptorrhynchoides isolate AG116_Rl617_1_P2 chromosome 8, CSIRO_AGI_Rlap_v1, whole genome shotgun sequence genomic region, the following are encoded:
- the LOC139863086 gene encoding uncharacterized protein, with protein MVMSNSEGSSTATPIASSNIGFQLLKKHGWKEGTGLGVSEQGRLEPVQTYQKKNKRGLGAPEIKKPHNAADQKNVTSDETNDKLSKKSKAKLSKKMRKAQELEKRLQEKEFERAFFREFWPDNV; from the exons ATGGTGATGTCGAATTCCGAGGGTTCTTCTACTGCAACCCCCATCGCATCATCTAATATCGGTTTTCAG TTGCTAAAGAAACACGGTTGGAAAGAAGGAACCGGCCTTGGTGTTTCTGAACAG GGAAGATTAGAGCCTGTGCAGACTtatcaaaagaaaaataaaagaggTTTGGGAGCACCAGAGATTAAGAAACCACATAATGCAGCCGATCAGAAAAACGTTACCTCAGATGAGACTAATgacaaa TTATCGAAGAAAAGTAAAGCAAAATTGTCAAAGAAGATGAGGAAAGCTCAGGAGCTTGAGAAACGGTTACAGGAAAAGGAATTTGAACGCGCATTCTTTAGGGAGTTTTGGCCAGATAATGTTTGA